In Vogesella indigofera, the sequence GCCCTACGAAAACGAGATGGCCACCCTGGTGGCCATCGTGGAAGCAATACAGGCCAGTGACAGCGAACTGACGACAGCACGACTGGCAGAATTTTTCCGGCACAGCCCACACGAGCTCACGATCGACTCCGTCCTGTTGGACACCATGCGCGAACCGGAAGAATTCTCCAACCCGGATCAGAACGACCGCGAAAACTTCCGGCTGGGCTTTATCCGCCTGACCGACCGTTACGACGACGACCTGATCTCCAGCCTGTCGGCCAAAGGCTACGAACACCTGAGCAGCGAGGAGTTACAACTACTGCGCACCCTGCTTGCAAGGAAGCTGGCGCCCTCCGGCGCGGCCCCCCGCAACGGGTGATACCGAGTTGTGATATAATCAATTGTTTTTTTCGGCTTTTTTTGAGCAGGAAACCAAATGGCGGCTTCTCCCGACATCAAGAAACAGAATAACGAACCGGCAACCGAGCCAATGAGCATCGAAGAACAGCGCAAGCGGCTTCGTATGCTCATTGCCTTGGGCAAAGAGCGTGGCTATCTCACCTACGCCGAGATCAACGACCACCTGCCCGAGGACGTCTCCGACACCGAGCAGATCGAGAACATCGTCACCATGATTGGCGGCCTGGGCATCCAGGTCTATGACGAGGCACCGGACGCAGAAACCCTGCTGATGTCCGACTCGACGCCGGCGGTGGCCGATGAAGACGCGGTGGAAGAAGCGGAAGCCGCGCTGTCGTCCGTGGACGCCGAATTCGGCCGCACCACCGACCCGGTACGCATGTACATGCGCGAAATGGGCTCGGTCGAGCTGCTGACGCGCGAGGGCGAAATCGTCATCGCCAAGCGTATCGAAGAAGGCCTGAAGAACATGATTCAGGCCATCTCGGCGTGCCCGGGCTCCGTGGCACAGGTACTCGGCCTGATCGCCAAGGTTGAAGCCGGCGAGATGCGCATCGACGAGATCATCGAAGGCATCATCGACCCGAACGCCGAAGAAGCCACCGAAGAAGTCCCGTTCGCCGAGCCGGCCTCCGACGAGGAGCTGGACGAGGACGAAGAGGAAGAAAGCGAAGAGGACGAAGAAGCCAACCAGGCGCGCATCAACGAAGCCAATCTGGAAGAGTTGAAGCAGCAGGCACTGGCCCACTTCGCCGAAGTCCGCACCCTCTACGACCAGCTGCTGAAAACGCTGGCCAAGCACGGCTTTGGCAGCAAGCAGTACAACGAGGTGCAGGACGCGATTTCCGCTCAGTTCATGCTGGTGCGCTTCTCCACCCGCCAGATCGAGAGCCTGTGCGAGAGCCTGCGCAGCAGCGTCAACGACATCCGCAAGCTGGAACGTGAAATCCTCGACATCTGCGTCAGCCGTGTGCGCATGGACCGCAAGCACTTCGTCAGCCAGTTCCCGGGCAACGAGTGCAATCTGGACTGGGTCGAGCGCGAAATCGCGGCCGGCAAACCATGGTCCGACGTGCTGTCGCGCTTCAAGTACGCGATCATCGAGAAGCAGAGCAAGATTGCCGAGCTGCAGACGCTGTCGATGCTGACCATCAACGAGCTGAAGGAAATCAATCGCCAGATGTCGTCCGGCGAGACCAAAGCTCGCCTCGCCAAGCGCGAAATGATCGAGGCCAACCTGCGTCTGGTGATCTCCATCGCCAAGAAGTACACCAACCGCGGCCTGCAGTTCCTCGATCTGATCCAGGAAGGCAACATCGGCCTGATGAAGGCGGTGGACAAGTTCGAATACCGTCGCGGCTACAAGTTCTCGACCTACGCCACCTGGTGGATCCGTCAGGCGATTACCCGTTCCATCGCCGACCAGGCACGTACCATCCGCATTCCGGTACACATGATCGAAACCATCAACAAGATGAATCGTATCAGCCGTCAGATCCTGCAGGAAACCGGTCGCGAACCCGACCCGGCCGAACTAGCAGAGAAGATGGAAATGCCGGAAGACAAGATCCGCAAGATCATGAAGATTTCCAAAGAGCCGATCTCGATGGAAACCCCGATTGGTGACGATGACGACTCCCATCTGGGCGACTTCATCGAGGATTCGGTCACCGTGGCACCGGCGGAAGCGGCGATGTACTCCAGCCTGCGTGATGCGACCAAGGAAGTGCTGGACTCGCTGACCCCACGCGAAGCCAAGGTCCTGCGCATGCGCTTCGGTATCGACATGAATACCGACCACACGCTGGAAGAAGTCGGCAAACAGTTTGACGTGACGCGCGAGCGGATTCGCCAGATCGAAGCCAAGGCACTGCGCAAGCTGCGCCACCCGACCCGTTCCGAGCGCCTGCGCAGCTTCCTCGACAACGAGCCGGGCAACCAGTAAGCCAATATCCTGCTATAATGGCCGCCGTTTGGGCCTTTAGCTCAGTTGGTTAGAGCAGAGGACTCATAATCCTTTGGTCGCGGGTTCGAGCCCCGCAGGGCCCACCAAAAGAAATCAAGGACTTACAGATCACTCTGTAAGTCCTTTTTCTTTTTTGTTCGCCGCCGCACCGCACCTGTCCCCGCTGGCCTACCCCGCCGCCAGACAACACTAACCGTGCCATAAACACAGCCCCGCACCGCACGGCCACTCGCCCTCCACACCGATTATTTCCCGCAAGGCAATAATCCGTTTCGTCCATGCCTGTTTATCGCCGGCCAGTCCGGCTGCAGAATCAGGGTCATCCGCCAGCAATGGCACCGCCGTTTAGCCAAGGAACTCCGATGCACAGCCAGCCACCCCACCAGTCCCCGTCCCTGCCCACGCAACAGCCATCGGCACTGCGCCAGGATGCCGCCTCCGGCCTGCTCTACCGCGTGCTGCAGGCCGACACGGCCACCGCGCCACAACTGTTGCTGCTGCTGTTGCATGGCGTGGGCGGCAACGAGGGACAGCTGACCGCGCTCGGGCAACAGCTGGATGCCCGGGTCAGGGTGGTGCTGGTGCAGGCGCCGCTAGCTTTCGGCCCCGGCCAGTTCGGCTGGTTCCAGGTCAGCTTTGGCGCGCAAGGGCCGGCTATCAATCCGGCGCAGGCGGAAGCCAGCCGCCAGCAGCTGCAACGACTGGTGACCAGCCTGCAGGCGGACAGCGGACTGGGCGCCGCGCAGACGGTGGTCGCCGGCTTCAGCCAGGGCGGCATCATGAGTGCCGGTCTGGCGCTGACCTCGCCGCAGCTGGTCGGCGGCTTCGGCCTGCTGTCCGGCCGCATTCTGCCGGAAATCGCGCCGCTGCTGGCCGCGCCACAGGATCTGGCGACGCTGGCCGGTTTCATTTCTCACGGCGAGTTCGACGACAAGCTGCCGCTGGCGTGGGCAGAAAAAGCCGAGCGCTGGCTGAACGAGCTGGGCGTGCCACACCAGCTGCAGCGCTATCCGGCCGGCCACCAGCTGACCGCAGCGATGGTGCAGGACTTCTGCCACTGGCTGGCCGCGCGCTGGCTACACTGAGCCGTCTTTCCGCTGCGGGCAGGCGTGATGCCGCCATCGCGGCATTAGCGGAAAGGATTCAGGCCTCGGGCGCGATGCGTTGCTGGAACCACTGCTGCAGCCGCAACGCCGCAGCCGCCGGCGCCTGTTCCGGCAGCAGCAGCACGTAGCCATAACCGCTGTCCAGACAGCTGGTGAACGGCGCGATCGCCTGCCCGCTTTTCAGCTCTTCCGCCAGCAGGGTGACGTCGCCGAGGGTGACGCCGAAGCCCTGCAGCGCCGCATTCATTGCCTGGTCGAGGGTGTCGAACACGGTGCCGGCCATCAGCGCCGGTTGCCGCTCGCCGTTGGCCTGCAGCCATTGCCGCCAGTCGCGACGGTCGGCGGACGGGTGCAACAGCGGATAGGCGGCCAGCGCCGCCGGGCTGTCCAGTTTGCGGCCAACCTGTGCCAGCAGCGACGGTGCCAGCACCGGCGTCAGCCGTTCGGCGAACAGCACCACACCGCGTTCGCCGGCGCTGGCCAGCGGGCGATAGACGATGGCCAGGTCGTAGTTTTCGCGGGCAAAGTCGATGTCGTGGGCGTGCACGCCGCTGAGCTGCACGCTGATCTCCGGCGCCTCGTCGGCAAAGGCCCGCAACTGCTGCAATAACCAGCGTGCGATGCAGCTGGGCGCCTTCAGCCGCAACGGCGGGCTGGCCGCCGCCGCCTCCGCCACGCCCTTGTCGAGCAGGCCCAGCGCCTGCTGCACGTAGCCAAGCAGGCATTCGCCCTGCACCGACAGTTTCAGGCTGCGCGCGTAGCGGTGGAACAGCGGGTAGCCCAGGTGCGCCTCCAGCTGCGCCATCTGCTTGCTGACCGCGCCCTGGGTCAGGCACAGCTCGTCGGCGGCGCGGGTGAAGCTCTGGTGACGGG encodes:
- the rpoD gene encoding RNA polymerase sigma factor RpoD — protein: MAASPDIKKQNNEPATEPMSIEEQRKRLRMLIALGKERGYLTYAEINDHLPEDVSDTEQIENIVTMIGGLGIQVYDEAPDAETLLMSDSTPAVADEDAVEEAEAALSSVDAEFGRTTDPVRMYMREMGSVELLTREGEIVIAKRIEEGLKNMIQAISACPGSVAQVLGLIAKVEAGEMRIDEIIEGIIDPNAEEATEEVPFAEPASDEELDEDEEEESEEDEEANQARINEANLEELKQQALAHFAEVRTLYDQLLKTLAKHGFGSKQYNEVQDAISAQFMLVRFSTRQIESLCESLRSSVNDIRKLEREILDICVSRVRMDRKHFVSQFPGNECNLDWVEREIAAGKPWSDVLSRFKYAIIEKQSKIAELQTLSMLTINELKEINRQMSSGETKARLAKREMIEANLRLVISIAKKYTNRGLQFLDLIQEGNIGLMKAVDKFEYRRGYKFSTYATWWIRQAITRSIADQARTIRIPVHMIETINKMNRISRQILQETGREPDPAELAEKMEMPEDKIRKIMKISKEPISMETPIGDDDDSHLGDFIEDSVTVAPAEAAMYSSLRDATKEVLDSLTPREAKVLRMRFGIDMNTDHTLEEVGKQFDVTRERIRQIEAKALRKLRHPTRSERLRSFLDNEPGNQ
- a CDS encoding alpha/beta hydrolase translates to MHSQPPHQSPSLPTQQPSALRQDAASGLLYRVLQADTATAPQLLLLLLHGVGGNEGQLTALGQQLDARVRVVLVQAPLAFGPGQFGWFQVSFGAQGPAINPAQAEASRQQLQRLVTSLQADSGLGAAQTVVAGFSQGGIMSAGLALTSPQLVGGFGLLSGRILPEIAPLLAAPQDLATLAGFISHGEFDDKLPLAWAEKAERWLNELGVPHQLQRYPAGHQLTAAMVQDFCHWLAARWLH
- a CDS encoding LysR substrate-binding domain-containing protein, giving the protein MPRRNLPLYALSLFEAAARHQSFTRAADELCLTQGAVSKQMAQLEAHLGYPLFHRYARSLKLSVQGECLLGYVQQALGLLDKGVAEAAAASPPLRLKAPSCIARWLLQQLRAFADEAPEISVQLSGVHAHDIDFARENYDLAIVYRPLASAGERGVVLFAERLTPVLAPSLLAQVGRKLDSPAALAAYPLLHPSADRRDWRQWLQANGERQPALMAGTVFDTLDQAMNAALQGFGVTLGDVTLLAEELKSGQAIAPFTSCLDSGYGYVLLLPEQAPAAAALRLQQWFQQRIAPEA